One window of the Vicinamibacterales bacterium genome contains the following:
- a CDS encoding TM2 domain-containing protein: protein MRRLEEGTAASGDGGAAPLRRETAAPGGCSPDGRPYRREDRRRKLQGTWLCLTAVPPAAWLYGHPLAGRWAEAAPVDWLLAFAALVAAVNLAFLGAFLLAVGFGVTRIPAGAGQWRRLLRAVGGVNVASLGAPFAALQDDPSLAFLGARGEAVGAGLLVCCGAAGVLAIHQLRAHQKHHADSAAQALAADARAPVVYLRSFQDDGEMVVRGATPLPAWMNAIVSAGSAMSIEQELAAILRRLGPVVAIGRPGEPVPDLGAARFYVPHDRWQAAVLDLLDRAALVVVRIGTSEGVRWEIDQVLERVAREKVLFVLLGSGRDVAAAIGALERRLGVDLPLDALERDEPAGRRWFRYLVTLDGLRRPIGAFVAFGPRGDPSVEFVRAFEWHPRDLVHAYKLSPYAPGLRAASRRTFTRLGHGWIEMPRRSMAVLLALTLGWCGAHWWYVGRPDRARRYLWLLPVAFLSVFLAWYDAWRWLMGDRRAFESTTVR, encoded by the coding sequence GTGCGTCGGCTCGAGGAAGGGACCGCGGCCTCCGGCGACGGCGGCGCGGCGCCCCTTCGACGCGAGACGGCTGCGCCCGGCGGCTGCTCACCCGACGGGCGGCCCTACCGTCGCGAAGACCGCCGGCGGAAGCTGCAGGGCACGTGGCTCTGCCTGACCGCGGTCCCGCCCGCAGCCTGGCTCTACGGCCATCCGCTGGCCGGGCGGTGGGCCGAGGCCGCGCCCGTCGACTGGCTCCTGGCGTTCGCGGCGCTCGTCGCGGCGGTGAACCTCGCGTTCCTCGGCGCGTTCCTGCTGGCGGTGGGGTTCGGTGTCACCAGGATCCCGGCCGGCGCGGGCCAGTGGCGGCGCCTGCTGCGGGCCGTGGGCGGCGTGAACGTGGCGAGTCTCGGGGCCCCGTTCGCGGCCCTGCAGGACGACCCGTCGCTCGCGTTCCTGGGCGCCCGGGGGGAGGCCGTCGGCGCCGGGCTGCTGGTGTGCTGCGGCGCGGCGGGCGTCCTGGCGATCCATCAGCTTCGCGCGCACCAGAAGCACCACGCCGACTCCGCCGCCCAGGCGCTCGCCGCCGACGCCCGCGCGCCCGTCGTCTACCTCCGCTCGTTCCAGGACGACGGGGAGATGGTCGTCCGCGGGGCCACGCCGCTGCCGGCATGGATGAACGCCATCGTCTCCGCCGGATCCGCCATGAGCATCGAACAGGAGCTGGCGGCGATCCTGCGGCGCCTCGGCCCGGTCGTCGCCATCGGGCGGCCGGGCGAACCCGTGCCCGACCTCGGCGCCGCCAGGTTCTACGTTCCGCACGACCGGTGGCAGGCGGCGGTGCTCGATCTCCTGGATCGGGCGGCGCTGGTCGTCGTGCGCATCGGCACCTCCGAGGGCGTGCGGTGGGAGATCGACCAGGTCCTCGAGCGCGTGGCCCGCGAGAAGGTCCTGTTCGTCCTGCTCGGCAGCGGCCGCGACGTGGCCGCCGCGATCGGCGCGCTCGAACGGCGCCTGGGCGTCGACCTCCCCCTGGATGCGCTCGAACGCGACGAGCCCGCCGGCCGGCGGTGGTTCCGCTACCTCGTCACCCTGGACGGGCTCCGCCGTCCCATCGGCGCGTTCGTGGCGTTCGGGCCGCGGGGGGACCCGTCGGTCGAGTTCGTCCGGGCGTTCGAGTGGCATCCCCGCGATCTCGTGCACGCCTACAAGCTCAGTCCCTACGCACCCGGACTCCGGGCCGCCAGCCGGCGGACGTTCACGCGGCTCGGCCACGGCTGGATCGAGATGCCGCGGCGATCGATGGCCGTGCTGCTCGCGCTGACGCTCGGGTGGTGCGGCGCGCACTGGTGGTACGTGGGACGTCCCGATCGCGCCAGGCGCTACCTGTGGCTGCTGCCCGTCGCGTTCCTCTCCGTGTTCCTGGCGTGGTACGACGCGTGGCGATGGCTCATGGGCGACCGCCGGGCCTTCGAGAGCACGACCGTGCGGTAG
- a CDS encoding C39 family peptidase, producing MRRSPGAAAVIAVLLFQSTVRGAPLLQEGPRSAAAPDRDPAGAAGRLLDVPYLPQTEDLCGGAAAAMVLRYWGETRVLPTDFEPLLDRARDGIPAAALAADVGRRGWESLPFQSAPGEGLERLRAHVDAGRPIIALVQVGPSRYHYVVVVAVTGGAVVVHDPARAPFRVLSREEFDDAWAGAGRWALLVLPRATTAGRSASLARVATQPDRRQPGPPPLRPRDAAAAPPGSACEPLVDAMVARASGGDLSGAARGLEAAVGLCPDAAAPWRELASVRVLQSQWAEAAALAGRAARLDPSDGPGWDLLATSQFLDGRPLDALASWNRIGRPSVDDIRVTGARRIRQPVVADALGLAPRTLLTPAAFGRAARRLEALPATTRTALRFQPGDDGRASIEAAVVERSRLPQGLAAVAAIGRAAVGREAWLDVASPTGSGELWSASWRWWDRRPRASFRLALPAPGSVPGVLTIDGLWERAAYARPGAPAGAAAPDPSSDVASTARRSAGLHLEDWASGRVHWRAGVALDRWRPGAYGRADLAIDVRLAGDRVAVGGALAGWAAASAPEFARAAVTLAARTSVRASDAGWRVEAGLAQVSAAAPLDVWEGAGVGLARAPLLRGHPLLDAGVVTGPAFGRGLAHGTLEYRQPVLSALGGTLVAAAFADTARAWRRAAGGPAWQSDAGIGLRLVLPGGAGELRADAARGLRDRGHALSVGWSRSWPSPSLGASDP from the coding sequence ATGCGCCGATCCCCGGGCGCCGCGGCCGTCATCGCGGTCCTCCTGTTCCAGAGCACGGTGCGTGGCGCGCCGCTGCTCCAGGAGGGTCCGCGGAGTGCCGCGGCGCCGGACCGTGACCCGGCCGGCGCCGCCGGCCGTCTGCTCGACGTGCCCTACCTGCCGCAGACCGAGGACCTGTGCGGCGGCGCGGCCGCGGCCATGGTCCTGCGCTACTGGGGCGAGACCCGCGTCCTGCCCACCGACTTCGAGCCGCTGCTGGACCGCGCGCGCGACGGCATCCCCGCGGCCGCCCTGGCGGCGGACGTCGGGCGCCGCGGCTGGGAGTCGCTCCCGTTCCAGTCCGCGCCCGGCGAGGGCCTCGAGCGCCTGCGCGCCCATGTCGACGCCGGCCGTCCCATCATCGCGCTCGTCCAGGTCGGGCCGTCCCGCTACCACTATGTGGTGGTGGTGGCCGTCACCGGCGGCGCGGTCGTCGTGCACGATCCGGCCCGCGCGCCGTTTCGCGTGCTGTCGCGGGAGGAGTTCGACGACGCCTGGGCCGGCGCCGGCCGATGGGCGCTGCTCGTCCTGCCTCGTGCGACGACGGCCGGCCGCTCCGCCTCGCTGGCTCGCGTTGCCACCCAGCCCGATCGACGCCAGCCGGGGCCGCCACCCCTTCGCCCGAGGGACGCGGCTGCGGCTCCGCCGGGCAGCGCCTGTGAGCCGCTGGTGGACGCCATGGTCGCGCGCGCGTCGGGCGGGGACCTGAGCGGCGCCGCCCGGGGGCTGGAGGCCGCCGTGGGCCTCTGTCCGGACGCGGCCGCGCCGTGGCGCGAGCTGGCGTCCGTCCGCGTCCTCCAGTCGCAGTGGGCGGAGGCGGCGGCGCTCGCCGGCCGGGCGGCGAGGCTCGATCCGTCCGACGGGCCCGGCTGGGACCTCCTGGCGACGAGCCAGTTCCTGGACGGCCGTCCGCTCGACGCGCTCGCCTCGTGGAACCGCATCGGCCGCCCGTCGGTGGACGACATCCGGGTGACCGGTGCGCGCCGGATCCGCCAGCCCGTGGTGGCCGATGCCCTCGGGCTCGCGCCGCGGACGCTGCTCACGCCCGCGGCGTTCGGACGAGCCGCCCGGCGGCTGGAGGCGCTGCCGGCCACCACACGGACGGCCCTCCGCTTCCAGCCCGGCGACGACGGGCGCGCGTCGATCGAGGCCGCGGTCGTGGAGCGCTCCCGGCTGCCGCAGGGCCTCGCAGCGGTGGCGGCCATCGGCCGCGCCGCCGTGGGCCGGGAGGCATGGCTCGACGTGGCGTCGCCGACGGGCAGCGGCGAGCTGTGGTCGGCGAGCTGGCGATGGTGGGACCGGCGGCCGCGCGCGTCGTTCCGCCTGGCCCTGCCCGCGCCGGGGAGCGTGCCGGGTGTGCTGACGATCGACGGCCTCTGGGAGCGCGCGGCCTATGCCCGGCCCGGCGCACCGGCCGGCGCCGCCGCACCCGACCCGTCGTCGGACGTCGCGTCCACGGCCCGCCGCTCCGCCGGCCTGCACCTGGAGGACTGGGCGAGCGGCCGCGTCCACTGGCGCGCGGGCGTGGCGCTCGACCGATGGCGCCCTGGCGCGTACGGACGGGCCGACCTCGCGATCGATGTGCGCCTGGCCGGCGATCGCGTCGCGGTCGGCGGGGCGCTCGCGGGGTGGGCGGCGGCCAGCGCTCCCGAGTTCGCGCGGGCCGCCGTGACGCTGGCGGCGCGGACGAGCGTCCGCGCGAGCGACGCGGGGTGGCGGGTCGAGGCCGGTCTGGCCCAGGTGAGCGCGGCCGCGCCGCTGGACGTGTGGGAGGGGGCCGGCGTGGGCCTGGCGCGCGCGCCCCTGCTGCGCGGCCATCCGCTGCTCGACGCCGGCGTGGTGACGGGCCCCGCGTTCGGCCGCGGACTCGCGCACGGCACGCTGGAGTACCGGCAGCCGGTCCTGTCCGCCCTCGGCGGCACGCTCGTCGCGGCCGCGTTCGCGGACACGGCCCGGGCGTGGCGCCGCGCCGCCGGCGGCCCGGCGTGGCAGTCGGATGCCGGCATCGGCCTCCGGCTGGTACTGCCCGGTGGCGCCGGCGAGCTGCGTGCGGACGCGGCGCGCGGCCTCCGCGACCGCGGCCATGCGCTGTCGGTCGGCTGGTCCAGATCCTGGCCCTCGCCCTCGCTCGGCGCGTCCGATCCCTGA
- a CDS encoding PA2779 family protein yields the protein MRNTLKPVAVFLLPVFLAASPAFAQQARVVDGAALHKALADQAAADEAQRAQVREVLDRAEVRQLAASLGLDLADARSAVATLSGGQLAAAAERAGAVDVALAGGASSVTISLTTLLLVLIIVILLAK from the coding sequence ATGCGCAACACCCTCAAGCCAGTGGCGGTCTTCCTGCTGCCGGTCTTCCTCGCGGCGTCTCCGGCGTTCGCCCAGCAGGCGCGCGTCGTCGACGGCGCCGCTTTGCACAAGGCTCTGGCCGATCAGGCGGCCGCGGACGAGGCCCAGCGGGCGCAGGTGCGCGAGGTGCTCGATCGCGCCGAGGTGCGGCAGCTCGCCGCGAGCCTGGGGCTCGATCTGGCCGACGCGCGCTCGGCGGTGGCCACGCTGTCGGGCGGCCAGCTCGCGGCCGCGGCGGAGCGGGCCGGGGCGGTGGACGTCGCGCTGGCCGGCGGCGCCAGCTCGGTGACCATCTCGCTGACGACGCTGCTGCTCGTCCTCATCATCGTCATCCTGCTGGCCAAGTAG
- a CDS encoding TonB family protein, translating to MDARPGSGRLVILAAAAALVALIGAAPRAQEAAGTALTSEWVLAGSPADVLAAARAELVAEGFALEKDIPASGLLVTRPHAYAAGWPDADAIGLAANRHPRSVALHVFVPPAFSPARLAVGAVVDMDVTVVPLTGKRSRGTATAYGQAPLAAEFAERIARRAGLAAQPLPDDPAARTALSTTAAAGGASTCGVPARLALGDPAATTSALNFVNPEYPPAELARFRGGEVLLQGEVTEHGTVTALRWVGGVEDANLVAAARGAASLWRFRPTIVEGCPARREVRIAMSFEIRRG from the coding sequence ATGGACGCGAGGCCTGGCAGCGGCCGGCTCGTCATCCTGGCCGCGGCGGCCGCGCTCGTGGCCCTCATCGGGGCCGCGCCACGGGCGCAGGAGGCCGCTGGGACCGCGCTGACATCCGAGTGGGTGCTCGCCGGCTCGCCCGCGGACGTCCTTGCGGCGGCGCGCGCGGAGCTCGTCGCGGAGGGCTTTGCCCTCGAGAAGGACATACCCGCCTCGGGGCTGCTGGTGACGCGTCCGCACGCCTACGCGGCCGGGTGGCCAGACGCCGACGCAATCGGACTGGCCGCCAACCGCCACCCGCGATCGGTCGCGCTGCACGTGTTCGTCCCACCCGCGTTCTCGCCGGCGCGTCTCGCCGTCGGGGCCGTGGTCGACATGGACGTCACGGTCGTGCCGCTCACGGGCAAGCGGAGCCGGGGCACGGCCACGGCCTACGGCCAGGCGCCGTTGGCGGCCGAATTCGCCGAGCGCATCGCCCGCCGGGCCGGCCTGGCGGCCCAGCCCCTTCCGGACGATCCGGCCGCGCGCACCGCGCTGTCGACGACCGCCGCTGCCGGCGGCGCATCGACGTGCGGCGTGCCGGCGCGGCTGGCGCTCGGCGACCCGGCGGCCACGACCTCCGCCCTGAACTTCGTGAACCCGGAGTACCCGCCGGCGGAGCTCGCCCGCTTCCGTGGCGGCGAAGTCCTATTGCAGGGTGAAGTGACCGAGCACGGCACCGTGACGGCGCTGCGCTGGGTGGGCGGCGTCGAGGACGCGAACCTGGTGGCGGCCGCGCGTGGCGCCGCGAGCCTGTGGCGCTTCCGGCCCACCATCGTCGAGGGGTGCCCGGCGCGCCGCGAGGTGCGCATCGCGATGTCCTTCGAGATTCGGCGCGGGTAG
- a CDS encoding EAL domain-containing protein, translating to MTDPRPASPPHVVLALASDRRHDVATAFERDGFSVACAGNLEHIASAFPTAQPGAVVLDTELGSGSDLLALPAAFGEGDRPVLLLVPAYDSPLVDAGLEAGATDVAARTAPASLIVHRVREMLRVAHAVDALRRTESSLAHTQRIARIGNWVWDTAADRVASSAEVRRLLGLDDEDGAVTMAEFLSRVHPDDQQSARRTLAAIHAGAASFALDLRLARDDGQAKVLHAQGEAAYDESGRPERVMGTLQDVTERNAAESRIRFLAYYDALTNLPNRMLFTERLRGMLGTARRRNQLVATLFVDLDNFKSVNDTMGHSAGDELLRVVAARFRDTVRDTDLFTRDRHGDGEVGTVARLGGDEFILAIGDLDRVEDVPRIARRLQDALKQPIALAPYGDVCVTTSMGISLFPQDGDTVEDLFKNADAALYHAKDSGRDCFQFFSSSVNDAALQRLLLEGHLRRAVANDELVAFFQPQVDGRTNRVVAVEALMRWHRPEAGLVPPAQFIHVAEECGSIHEMGRWILRKASAESMARGWHSRGVRVSVNISTQQFKRPDVVDTLVGAVTASGLSPSSVSLEITESVLADHARAVPTLRLLKDAGFSIVLDDFGTGYSSLTYLKALPLDALKIDKSFTRNITTDERDAAIVTAIIGVARSLAMDVVAEGVERPAQRDALLQLGCTVMQGYLFGRPVPVDQLIC from the coding sequence GTGACCGATCCCCGTCCGGCCTCCCCGCCGCACGTGGTCCTGGCCCTGGCGTCCGACCGCCGCCACGACGTGGCCACGGCGTTCGAGCGCGACGGCTTCAGCGTGGCCTGTGCCGGCAACCTCGAGCACATCGCCTCCGCCTTCCCGACCGCTCAGCCTGGGGCCGTCGTCCTGGATACGGAACTGGGCAGCGGCTCCGACCTGCTGGCGCTCCCAGCGGCCTTCGGCGAGGGCGATCGGCCGGTGCTGCTCCTGGTGCCCGCCTACGATTCGCCGCTCGTGGACGCCGGGCTCGAGGCCGGCGCGACCGATGTCGCCGCCCGCACGGCGCCCGCGTCCCTGATCGTGCACCGGGTCCGCGAGATGCTGCGCGTGGCGCACGCCGTCGACGCTCTCCGGCGGACCGAGTCGAGCCTGGCGCATACGCAGCGCATCGCGCGCATCGGCAACTGGGTGTGGGACACGGCGGCCGACCGCGTGGCGTCATCCGCGGAGGTGCGGCGGCTGCTCGGCCTCGACGACGAGGACGGCGCGGTCACGATGGCCGAGTTCCTGTCGCGCGTGCACCCCGACGACCAGCAGAGCGCGCGCCGGACGCTGGCGGCCATTCACGCGGGGGCCGCCTCCTTCGCCCTCGATCTCCGGCTGGCCCGCGACGATGGCCAGGCCAAGGTGCTGCACGCCCAGGGCGAGGCCGCCTACGACGAGTCGGGCCGGCCCGAGCGCGTGATGGGCACGCTGCAGGACGTGACGGAGCGCAACGCCGCCGAGAGCCGCATCCGCTTCCTGGCCTACTACGACGCGCTCACGAACCTGCCCAACCGCATGCTCTTCACCGAGCGGCTGCGCGGGATGCTCGGCACCGCCCGGCGCCGCAACCAGCTCGTGGCGACGCTCTTCGTGGACCTCGACAACTTCAAGAGCGTGAACGACACCATGGGGCACTCGGCCGGCGACGAGCTGCTCAGGGTCGTGGCGGCCCGGTTCCGCGACACCGTGCGCGACACCGACCTCTTCACCCGCGACCGGCACGGCGACGGCGAGGTGGGCACCGTGGCCCGCCTGGGCGGCGACGAGTTCATCCTGGCGATTGGCGACCTGGACCGCGTGGAGGACGTGCCGAGAATCGCCCGCCGCCTGCAGGACGCCCTGAAGCAGCCCATCGCGCTGGCGCCGTACGGCGACGTCTGCGTCACCACCAGCATGGGCATCAGCCTCTTTCCCCAGGACGGGGACACGGTGGAGGACCTGTTCAAGAACGCCGACGCCGCGCTCTACCACGCGAAGGACTCGGGCCGCGACTGCTTCCAGTTCTTCAGCAGCAGCGTGAACGACGCGGCCCTGCAGCGGCTGCTGCTCGAAGGACACCTGCGCCGCGCGGTCGCGAACGACGAGCTCGTGGCGTTCTTCCAGCCGCAGGTCGACGGCCGGACCAACCGCGTCGTGGCCGTCGAGGCGCTGATGCGGTGGCACCGGCCCGAGGCCGGCCTCGTCCCGCCGGCACAGTTCATCCACGTGGCCGAGGAGTGCGGCTCCATCCACGAGATGGGCCGCTGGATCCTGCGCAAGGCGAGCGCCGAGTCGATGGCCCGCGGCTGGCACTCCCGCGGCGTGCGCGTGTCGGTGAACATCTCGACACAGCAGTTCAAGCGCCCGGACGTCGTGGACACGCTCGTGGGAGCCGTGACGGCGTCGGGCCTGTCGCCGTCCTCGGTGTCGCTGGAGATCACCGAGAGCGTGCTGGCCGATCACGCCAGGGCGGTGCCGACCCTGCGGCTGCTCAAGGACGCCGGCTTCTCCATCGTCCTCGACGACTTCGGCACCGGGTACTCGTCGCTGACCTACCTGAAGGCGCTGCCCCTCGACGCCCTGAAGATCGACAAGTCGTTCACGCGCAACATCACGACCGACGAACGCGATGCCGCCATCGTCACCGCCATCATCGGCGTGGCGCGCAGCCTCGCGATGGACGTCGTGGCCGAGGGCGTGGAGCGGCCGGCGCAGCGCGACGCGCTCTTGCAGCTGGGCTGCACCGTGATGCAGGGCTACCTCTTCGGACGGCCCGTGCCCGTCGATCAGCTGATCTGCTGA
- a CDS encoding CoA pyrophosphatase, with translation MDALAAALRRRLSGPLPGVDAQLRMAPRPRPGWDPRTVPNGLRDAAGLLLVYPHQGEWHVPLTVRGSRLRHHTGQVSLPGGRVDPGESMEQTALREAEEEVGLDVRTVDLVGRLTPLHIPVSGHVLHPVVGVAAARPAFRIAEAEVDRLLEVPVSRFRAPDAVHWEQRVRERPPADLMDVPYFAIDGAKVWGATAMILAEFLAALAGLDDELAGR, from the coding sequence ATGGACGCTCTCGCCGCCGCGCTGCGCCGCCGCCTGTCGGGCCCGTTGCCGGGCGTGGACGCGCAGCTCCGGATGGCCCCGCGGCCCCGTCCCGGATGGGACCCGCGAACCGTTCCGAACGGCCTGCGGGACGCCGCCGGCCTGCTGCTGGTGTATCCCCACCAGGGCGAGTGGCACGTCCCGCTGACGGTCCGGGGTTCGCGGCTCCGCCACCACACCGGACAGGTCTCGCTGCCGGGAGGCCGGGTGGATCCCGGAGAGTCGATGGAGCAGACGGCGCTTCGTGAAGCCGAGGAGGAAGTCGGCCTCGACGTCCGGACGGTCGACCTCGTGGGCCGCCTGACGCCCCTCCACATTCCGGTCAGCGGGCACGTGCTGCACCCGGTGGTCGGGGTGGCGGCCGCCCGCCCGGCCTTCCGGATCGCCGAGGCCGAAGTGGATCGCCTGCTCGAAGTGCCCGTGTCGCGCTTCCGCGCCCCGGATGCCGTGCACTGGGAGCAGCGCGTGCGCGAGCGCCCGCCCGCGGACCTCATGGACGTCCCGTACTTCGCCATCGACGGCGCGAAGGTGTGGGGGGCCACCGCCATGATCCTGGCCGAGTTCCTGGCGGCGCTCGCCGGGCTCGACGACGAGCTGGCCGGGCGCTGA
- a CDS encoding amidohydrolase, whose product MPRLEMHLGAAVLSAALATAGCSRAPAVEPATLVLRNGTIVTMDPATPEAQALAVRGDRIVAVGTVDEIQPYVGPATEVVDLAGLTAVPGLIEGHGHFVGLGQSKMVLDLMDVASWDEIVRLVGEAAAKAQPGEWIRGRGWHQEKWTSVPQPNVEGFPLHDALSKVSPDNPVLLEHASGHATFVNAKAMQEAGITASTRNPPGGEILKDRAGRPIGVLRETASGLASRALGAWQATKTPEAQAADQRRQIDLAVQAALEQGITSFQDAGEPFTTVDVLKQAAADGALGIRLWVMVRDSNENIAAKMASYKAVGLADHHLTIAAIKKTIDGAIGSRGAWLLEPYSDLPTSTGLNTSPVDEVKALAELAAANGVQLGVHAIGDRANREVLDIYEATFKAHPDVTDWRWRIEHAQHLSAADIPRFGQLGVIASMQGIHATSDAPYVTARLGEARVAEGAYVWQKLMKSGAVVSNGTDVPVERIDPMPNFYASVARKMKDGTPFTPDQAMSREEALRSYTMNAAFAAKEEAVKGSLTVGKLADVTVLTRDIMRVPEDQISDTRVAYTIVGGKILYRGATASTSR is encoded by the coding sequence GTGCCACGTCTGGAAATGCACCTTGGCGCCGCCGTGCTGTCCGCAGCGCTCGCCACCGCGGGCTGCAGCCGCGCGCCCGCCGTCGAACCCGCCACGCTGGTGCTGCGGAACGGGACGATCGTCACGATGGACCCCGCCACGCCTGAGGCGCAGGCCCTCGCGGTGCGTGGTGATCGCATCGTCGCGGTCGGCACCGTGGACGAGATCCAGCCCTACGTGGGACCGGCCACCGAGGTGGTGGACCTCGCGGGCCTCACCGCCGTGCCGGGCCTCATCGAAGGGCACGGGCACTTCGTGGGGTTGGGCCAGTCGAAGATGGTCCTCGACCTGATGGACGTGGCGAGCTGGGACGAGATCGTCCGCCTGGTCGGCGAGGCGGCGGCCAAGGCACAGCCCGGCGAGTGGATCCGCGGGCGCGGCTGGCACCAGGAGAAGTGGACGTCGGTGCCGCAGCCCAACGTCGAGGGGTTCCCGCTCCACGACGCTCTCAGCAAGGTGTCGCCCGACAATCCCGTGCTGCTCGAGCACGCCAGCGGCCACGCGACCTTCGTGAACGCCAAGGCCATGCAGGAGGCCGGCATCACGGCGTCGACGCGGAACCCGCCCGGCGGCGAGATCCTCAAGGACCGCGCGGGCCGGCCCATCGGCGTGCTGCGGGAGACCGCGTCTGGTCTGGCCAGCCGCGCGCTCGGCGCGTGGCAGGCGACGAAGACTCCCGAAGCCCAGGCCGCCGACCAGCGCCGCCAGATCGACCTGGCGGTGCAGGCTGCGCTCGAACAGGGCATCACCTCGTTCCAGGACGCCGGCGAGCCGTTCACCACGGTGGACGTGCTCAAGCAGGCCGCCGCCGACGGCGCGCTCGGCATCCGGCTCTGGGTGATGGTGCGCGACTCGAACGAGAACATCGCGGCGAAGATGGCGTCCTACAAGGCCGTCGGCCTGGCCGATCACCATCTGACGATTGCTGCGATCAAGAAGACCATCGACGGCGCGATCGGATCGCGCGGGGCGTGGCTGCTCGAGCCCTACAGCGACCTCCCGACCTCGACGGGCCTGAACACGTCGCCCGTGGACGAGGTGAAGGCGCTGGCGGAACTGGCGGCCGCCAACGGCGTCCAGCTGGGCGTCCACGCCATCGGCGACCGCGCCAACCGCGAGGTGCTCGACATCTACGAGGCGACCTTCAAGGCGCATCCCGACGTGACCGACTGGCGGTGGCGCATCGAGCACGCGCAGCACCTGAGCGCGGCCGACATCCCGCGCTTCGGGCAACTGGGGGTCATCGCGTCGATGCAGGGCATCCACGCCACGTCCGACGCGCCGTACGTGACGGCGCGCCTGGGCGAAGCGCGCGTGGCCGAGGGGGCCTACGTGTGGCAGAAGCTCATGAAGAGCGGCGCGGTCGTGTCCAACGGCACCGACGTGCCCGTGGAACGGATCGACCCGATGCCGAACTTCTACGCGTCGGTCGCCCGCAAGATGAAGGACGGCACCCCCTTCACGCCCGATCAGGCCATGAGCCGGGAGGAGGCGCTCCGCTCGTACACCATGAACGCGGCCTTCGCGGCCAAGGAAGAGGCGGTGAAGGGCTCGCTCACGGTCGGCAAGCTCGCCGACGTCACGGTGCTGACGCGCGACATCATGCGCGTGCCCGAGGACCAGATCTCGGACACGCGCGTGGCCTACACGATCGTGGGCGGCAAGATTCTGTACCGGGGCGCCACCGCCAGCACGTCACGCTGA
- the mscL gene encoding large conductance mechanosensitive channel protein MscL — protein sequence MLNEFKEFIVKGNAFDLAVGVIIGGAFGAMAGSFVSDIMMPPIGLATGGTDFSNIFLTLKEGATAGPYASLAAAKEAGAVTMNIGAFLNTVINLVIVGFVIFLMVKGINAARRPAPAAPAAPPPTPEDVLLLREIRDALKK from the coding sequence ATGCTGAACGAGTTCAAGGAATTCATCGTCAAGGGCAATGCGTTCGACCTCGCCGTGGGCGTGATCATCGGCGGGGCCTTCGGCGCCATGGCAGGGTCGTTCGTGAGCGACATCATGATGCCGCCGATCGGGCTCGCCACGGGCGGGACCGACTTCTCGAACATCTTCCTGACCCTGAAGGAGGGCGCCACGGCCGGGCCCTACGCCTCGCTGGCGGCGGCCAAGGAGGCCGGGGCGGTGACGATGAACATCGGCGCGTTTCTCAACACCGTGATCAACCTGGTGATCGTCGGCTTCGTGATCTTCCTGATGGTCAAGGGCATCAACGCGGCCCGGCGTCCCGCGCCGGCGGCGCCGGCGGCGCCGCCGCCCACGCCCGAGGACGTCCTGCTCCTCCGCGAGATCAGGGACGCGCTGAAGAAGTAG
- a CDS encoding DUF481 domain-containing protein, giving the protein MHNGGVTRAGAPVRFLFLFACLSVLASAPALAQAPAAPPPPPPGWAGSIGGGLAVTSGNADTSTTNVGYDVLRDYGTDFVFKSTGLVLKGSSGGESNVDRSQADVRADYRLSPRLSAFGLGTFARDRFKDIDYLIAPTTGLSYKVLVTDRAEWTTDGSVGLVFEKNQGFDVDTSGAVLAGEKFAFKLGEKSKLTHAASGLWKMQDFEDAFYTFSAGLLTSVAGNFDLKTEFLSTFKNKLTDPTLQKADQSVVLSVVYKF; this is encoded by the coding sequence GTGCACAACGGTGGTGTGACGCGCGCCGGCGCGCCGGTCCGGTTCCTGTTCCTGTTTGCGTGCCTGTCGGTTCTGGCGTCGGCGCCCGCGCTCGCGCAGGCGCCGGCGGCTCCGCCGCCTCCGCCCCCCGGCTGGGCGGGATCGATCGGCGGCGGTCTGGCCGTGACGAGCGGCAACGCGGATACATCGACGACGAACGTCGGATACGACGTCCTCAGGGACTACGGTACCGACTTCGTCTTCAAGTCCACGGGCCTCGTCCTGAAGGGCTCGAGCGGCGGCGAGTCGAACGTGGATCGCTCGCAGGCGGACGTCCGCGCGGACTACCGACTGTCGCCCCGGCTCTCGGCCTTCGGCCTGGGCACCTTCGCCCGCGATCGCTTCAAGGACATCGACTACCTGATCGCGCCCACGACCGGCCTGAGCTACAAGGTGCTCGTGACCGACCGGGCCGAGTGGACGACCGATGGCAGCGTCGGCCTGGTGTTCGAGAAGAACCAGGGGTTCGACGTGGACACGAGCGGAGCCGTCCTGGCCGGGGAGAAGTTCGCCTTCAAGCTGGGAGAGAAATCGAAGCTGACGCACGCCGCCAGCGGCCTGTGGAAGATGCAGGACTTCGAGGACGCCTTCTACACGTTCTCGGCGGGGCTCCTCACGTCGGTGGCGGGCAACTTCGACCTGAAGACGGAGTTCCTCTCGACCTTCAAGAACAAGCTGACGGACCCCACGCTGCAGAAGGCCGACCAGTCGGTCGTGCTGTCGGTGGTCTACAAGTTCTGA